The sequence gcaaaagttgtgCGCATTTtataaattccagagagattttgcaaataaagtcgaaattcatatttgtaaattttcccaacaactagaccacatatcacatgagaaacttattttttttatttttttgatatttccatcattttcttttattttttctaaaactgaaaaggcgatccaaggggtgcattcggtggaatttttggtcaaagttagtaatggcgcaccgtgggtgtggtgcgccattactagttaactagtaatggcgcaccacacccacggtgcgccattactaactttgagaaaaaaaataaaaaagatttgttagtagtggcgcaccgagggtgtggtgcgccgttactagttaaactagtaatggcgcactatcccccgGTGCACCAAtactaattttttttttaaaaaagaattgttagtagtggcgcaccgtgtataTGATGCGCCATTAATATTTGGAGTTTAGTGCCGTACATATatatggtgcgtcattagtatatagcagtggcgcaccacacatgtggtgcgccattaatatccatttcatctatagccgtttttctagtagtgggcAAGTCGCCGGGGCCGGACGGGTTCATGGTTGAATTTCTTCGCTCTTGTTGGGACATCATTAAGCAAGATCTCTGCGACATCTTCGACAAGCTCTACTCTCTTAATGGCATGGCCTTCCAGCGGCTCAACTAGGCTCTCATCACTCTGCTGCCGAAGAAACCCGATGCGGCCACGCTCCTTGACTATCACCCCGTTAGCCTCATCCACCTTGTGGCCAAGCTCTTCGCCAAGGTTCTTTCCCTTCGCCTTGCTCCACGCCTTGGGGAGCTCGTTTCCTCCAATCAGAGTGCCTTCATAGCCGGGAGAAGTGTCCATGACAAATTCCTTCTCGTTCAGCAAACGGCAAGGCGTCTTCACTAGCTTAAACAACCTCGTGTCCTCCTCCAGCTCGACATCGCCCGTTCTTTCGACTCGATTTCCTGGCCCTTTCTTCTCCAGGTCCTCCAACACCTGGGCTTCGGCCAGCGTTGGCGCGAGTGGGTTTCTATCCTCATATCTACTGCTTCTACGCGAGTCTTGATCAACAGCACTCCAGGCCCACCTGTTGCTCATTGCAAAGGCCTCTGGCAAGGCGATCCTGTCTCCCCGATGTTTTTCGTCTTGGTGATTGATGCCCTCAACTCCCTCCTTCAGCACCCTGTGGCGACCGGCGTCCTGGAGCGACTCACTCACTGTCACGCTGCTTCTATTTCCCTCTTTGCAGACGACGTGGTCATCTTCTGCCACCCTGATAGAGCCGAGCTCAACAATGTCAGCAAGCTCTTGGACTTCTTTGGGGATGTCTCTGGCCTACGCACAAAATTCGGTAAGTGTCTGGCTGTTCCTATCCAGTGCGCCGCCCCTGCTGTGGACACCATTGGCGCAGCGCTGGCCTGCCCCACTGCCTCCTTCCTTCACGGTGCAGTATTTgggccttcccctctccctctggaaGGTTCCTCCCTCTCACCTCATGCCTCTAATTGACGAGCTTCTCCGCAAGCTGGCCACTTGGAAAGCCGCTCTTCTCTCTCGCGGCGAGCGCCTGGCCTTGGTCCGACAGGTGTTATCCGCTATGCCCGTGCACATTCTCCTCGCCATGGCTCTCTCTCCCCCGATTCTCAAGAAGGCTAACCGAATCATCCGCgactttctttggcatggctggaaGGACGCTCGCGCCGGTTCGTGCCTCGTGAGTTGGGTGTGTGTCTGCCGCCCACTTGAGCTCGGCGGCCTCGGTATTTGGGACCTGCACCGCACTGGGATTTCCCTCCGTGTCCGTTGGCTGTGGCTGCAGGCCACTGACCCGACGCGGCCTTGGTCGCATCTGACGCTGCCCTCCGATCCTCAGGTACTCCAGTTTTTCCGGGCCTCCACGTCGTGGACAGTGGGCGATGGCACCACCTGCAGGTTTTGGATTGACCCGTGGCCCGGGGGCAGCTCCCTCTCCTCCCTTGCCCCGGCGTTGACGGCCCTCGTCACATCACGGAGGCGTCGCACGCGCATGGTGGTCGCGGCTCTCCAGAACCTCACCTGGATCGCGGACATCCAAAGATCGCTCGGGCCGGCTGCCGCCCTCGAGTACGTGGACATCTGCCGCCGACTGCAGCTTGTCGTGCTCTCCGCACGGCCGGACACCATCCGCTGGCGCTGGACTGCGAATGGCATCTACTCGGCCTCCTCCTGCTACTCGGGCTTGTTCGAGGGCTCCACGGCTTCTGAGCACTGGCAGCTCGTGTGGAAATCTGGCGCTACTCTATCGGTGAAGTTCTTCCTGTACCTGGCTGCCCTAAATCGCTGTTGGTCGGCCGACAGGCTTGCCCGTCGGGGCCTGCCGCATCCGGCAACTTGTGCACTCTTCCTGCAAGAGCCTGAGACCCTTCACCACATCCTTGTGGGCTGCATCTTCGCGAGAGTGACTTGGCACGAGGTGCTCTCCTGGTGCCGACGGTTCAGCCACCGGACGGCTCTTCCCCCTTCTTCGCCCGGTTGTCCACCTCCCTCCAGACCATTGCAGTTGCTGATCGCAGAGGTTTCACCACAATGGCAGGCCTCACGGCATGCATGATTTGGCACCATCGCAACTCGGTCATCTTCGACAAGATCTCTCCCGATACATCAATGGTCGTTGATGCTATTAAGGAGGAGGCTCACTTCTGGGCTAGCGCCGGAGCCAAAGGGCTGAAGGATTTTATCCCTGTAACCTGACTATGTATGCGAGGCTGAGCACCCTCTTCTCTGTCTGCTCGTTTGATCGCCACGGACACGCCTGCTAGTGTTCGTGTACGTGGCGTGAAcatgtactctctttctttctatcaatgaaaagataaGCTCTCAAGCGTattcccaggaaaaaaaagttcGATCACCCCCATTATCTGAAACATGATTTCAGAACTCACATAGCTATTGCTTCCTGACCTGCGGCTCTTCTCTCGTTAACTCCAAAACATTCGTCTCAACACATTAACTTAGCAGTGACCAAGGGTTGCAGATCCTCCAAACAAAACAAGGTCTAGATTGCCATAGATCAGCGATTCTCGATGATGATTTTCGCATCGCCGACAATCGGTTGCAATGCCTGCACCAACGAGCTGACCCTTGGATCATCTTCATGGTAGTAGATTTTGACCCTCTCGATGCAAGGGTGCCTGCCTGTCCTGAGCCCGGCGGCGGTGCTCCCCTGGTTGACGACAGAGCAGATTCAGAATCCTTGCATGTACTGAATTCCTCCTGCATAATCGCAACATATCATTCGTCAGAGGTTCTACTACCCTAGCAGATCAACTGGTGTATAACTGTATATGCATAGTTTTGAGTAAGTATACCATTGTGAGCTTAAGTTTTAGCTCCTTCAGCTTGCACGAGCGCTGGAGAATGCGAAGCAGCGGGTAGAAGTCAGCAGCCATGTACCACTCACCCAGCACCAGGCTTGTGAGGTTGCTGAACATCGGGCATGTCCTCAAACTTCTCTCGAATGAGACCTTCATATTTATCAGAGGTAAAATCAAAATGATCAAAGACAGTGAGATGAATAGTTTGATTATTCGATATTTCCATGCTAGCTTGTTAAAATAAGACCAGCACATAAGACAGAAACAAGTAAGCTCAAAACGTGAAGATCCTCTGAATTTAAATCCGAGAAGCAACTATATAACAAAATCTAACTAAGGAAGCAAATATGTTCATCTAGACTTGTATGGATATGGTGAGaagaagaactactccctccgtccggaaatacttgtcattaaaatagatgtattagatgtattttagttctagatacatcaattttcatccattttgatgacaagtatttctggacggagggagtagtttgtacCTCAGGTAATGGTGCATGCAACTCCAAGGTGGTGGCATGTGAGAGGCCATCTAGTAGACGATGATCCGCTATTGCGTTTCGCTTATAATAATGAAACCTAGTAGATGTTAGACTAACCGAGGCTGTCACTAGAGAAGACGGATCCCTAGTTACTATATATAGCACCAGGATCAAAGCTTGGGTCAACGATAGAGACATGGGTAAGGTTGCTAGCACAAATCACGAGACCATCGAAGATATGGCAACCAATGATAAGTAGAACCTTGAGTGACCTCGATGAGATCTCCTTCAAGTCCCACAAACCGCAGTTTTCCAGCTCTAAATGTTCAAGCACTGGGCAGTCGCAGTTCAGCGGCCTAAAGAATCCATGTCTCAACAAGCTAGATTGGAGCCTGACTGTTTTGAGGTGCTGAGAAGAAATCATGGATGTGCTATCCAGAAGGACAGTTCCAGAAACATGAAGGAGACGAACTTTGTGCATGATGGCATGTCGAATCCACTCACAACACGCGATACTATTAACATCGGGGGATGAGATCCGGACTTCATCCAAGGAAGTAGTGTTATCACGCAAGAGCAGCAGGTGGTACCCGAACTTCTCCAGCTTCTGGTGATTCATGAAGTCCTAGTGGTCGATGTGGATGTATGGAGTAGAAGCCCAGAGATTGTGCCACCTCGCCGAGAGTACACTTGTCGGGAACATCTGGAAGAGTGCCACCTTTACCTCCTCTTTGGTATATGCCGCTTCTAATATCTGGTTCATCTCCGGAGTTACTTTTCTCGGCACCACGTCCAGGACTCGGTTCATGTCATGCACTCCTTCTGATGTATATAAGTTACTGTAAAAATCTGTAGCGTGAGCCTCCATCTCTGAAATCTCCTCTGTAACTCTCCCATCTGATAATTGCAATGACTTAATTTGATTTTTCCGTCTACGTCTGCTTGCCCGTAATTGAAAGAAATAAGTATTCTTATCACCGTGGACAAGCCACTCAACACGCGCCCTCTGACGCCATAAAATCTCTTCTCTGTGAAAGAGTTCTACCAGCCTATCACAGATCTTTATCTCTGCATGCGTAGGTTCTGTCCGACTAGGGACAGCGCGCACGATGGAAAGTTGCTGCTGCAAGCATCGGATCTCACGTCTCACATTCCCAAATACATCCCGATCTCATGCAGACAGACCAGACGATAGTGATTCCAGCTTTTGTTTAATCCCCTGAACAGTGTTTTCCTGTCCCCTACCCCAGCTTTCAGCGACTGTGTTTGCTAGCTCATCATGGGATTCCCACATCACTTCGTATTTAAAGCTCTTGGGCCTACTAGTGCATGCATGCACGTTGCTCATCCTGAGTAACAAGGCTACATGATCGGATGATGCTGCATTTTCATGACTCAATTCTGCATGCGGCATTGCGAGCGTCCAGTCGGCTGTAGCTACACATCTGTCAAGCCGGCGGGTATAAGTTTCCCGTGTCACCTTCTTTTCAAAAGTCCATGGATTACCCTTGAAACCTATGTCAGAAAGTCCACAGGTGTCCAAAGCATCTCTAAACGCATCCATTTGAGCTTGGCTCTGGCTGCCCACACCGTCGTGTTCAGTAGCATGGACCACCTCGTTGAAATCTCCCACTGCTGCCCACGGCAGTGTACTTGCTGCAACAATGCCTCGTAGTAGATCCCATGTCTTGTACCTCTCTGGGACTTGTGCCTCGCCATAAAcaaacagttttgctagaactcatctagatgagatataatttggtctcattcatcttttatagccgtTGGATGTGATggtataagatgcgtgtgtgctgacgtgggttgtatttgttcttgttttcaaagtgaatgagaccaaattatgtctcatctagatgagttctaggtactcccataAACAAAGGTCAACCGAAAAGGGGAGTTGACAAGTTCCTCTATTTCCATATCTATATGATACTGGGAATAACAAATAACTTTAGCTTTTATTGAATCTTTCCAAAATACACCAAGACCACCACTCCTACCAGCACTACTGACTGCAAAACTTTTATCGAAACCTAGACTGTCTACCATACTCTCTACTCTAGAGCCCTCTATCTGAGTTTCAAGAATACATAATATAAAGGGGGCAAAACGCTTCGTTAGATCACGAAGCTCACGAACTGTCGCGGGTTTGCCAGCCCCGCGGTAGTTCCAACTTATGATACTCATTGGGCCCGGCGGCGCCCATCTTGTGAGCCCGCCAAATTCTTTGCAGCCAGAGCCGTATCATTGCCTTCATTGTTTGCCTTTGACCTCTTTGGATCCCTCTTTGGTGGTGGACTCATCGCAGGTGCAGCCTGCGGGATTATTGCAAGCTGGTTGTTTTTAAGATCCCCTACAATCTGCTCAGCCCCATTACCTCCTCCAGTTTGCACTGTGTTGTTTGATCTCTTCCTGCTAGGATCAAGCATATCAACGTCATGTTGTTCCTCTAGTGGCTCCTCAAAATCCTCATACCGGGGTGTGTTGTTTCTTCCTCCTCCACGCCCTccgcggcggcctcctcggcggcctcGACCCCGGCCAGGGCCACGACCGGTGCGCATATACCAATCTGCTCTGAGCTCTTTGAATACCAAGGCCGACGGAGGATGAATCCCGTTACCATGTTCCTTAAAGAGATGCCCCAACATACCACAAACCGCACACCAATCTGGCAGCTTTTCGTACTTGACTTTATAGATCTGTCGCTTTTGATCGCGGATCATGGAGACCGCGTTCTTGAGGGGTTCGTAACATTTATTTTGACCCACACACGGTAGAAATTTCCAGCAAAATCCTGGGATTGGGGCTCTACAAACAGCACATCTCCTACCTTTGCTGCCAGCGGCGCTACTAGGTGAGCATACGGATCCGGAACATCGTGGATCTGAATCCATATATCTATGGTGTCCAGTTTGATAGTTGATGGCTTTGTCACCCCGTCATATTCCACGGCCCATCTTGAGTAACTCTTTCCCAATCCCCCAGGCATGAAAACTGAATGGTATAGAGATTATCCTCTAGAGGCCTGAACTTTGCTTCTTGCGCCAGATCCCACGCAGAACGCATGTTTCTGCAGAATCAGGTCTGGCTATAGGTTTTATATGTATGAACCTGCGCCAGAGCTAACCATCGAGCGGCCACTTGAGGCGCCTCTTTCTCGTCGAAAACGACATCATCCAGCTCCTCGCGTACCCCCAACTCCTTCATCATCCTCTCGACATCGCTGGTCTCTGCTGATCCGGATGCCTTTTCTGAAGCCATGGAAGTCCCTAACCCGATTGCGAACGATCGAGTTGTTGTAGCGGAACCCTATGCCCGTCGAGCCCTCGTCCTGCCGGTCCGAGCTCCGCTTAGACCCCTAGGATCAGAAGCCAGAAGCCAGGCCAGCCCTTCCAGGAGATCGGCGGCAGGGAAGATCAAAACCTCAGCGGCGGTGAGTCGCCTCCAGGAGGAAGAGAGAAACCCTAACGAGAGGGGAAAAACCCATCTGCTGCGATTCGCATCCTTCTATGATATCCTCTTTTCTTTTACGGCTGGGTATGAAAAGAAAAAAGCCCACATAGCTCAGGTCCGTAGACAAAACACAAAAAGTCAGACCTTGAACCAGATGGGCCGCGTCGCTAGCACAACAGAAACGCACAACGGCAGTGCAATCCCGGCGCGtgagtttctcaaaaaaaaaaaaatcggtGCGTGACGATCGGACGGTCAATAtaaagagagagagcgagagagcaaATGGGTGATGATATCGCGAGCTTGATTACCGGCCGGAGACGCGCCGTCCTGGCTGCCTATAAAAGGGCTCCTCGTCTCATCTCACATCGATCCATGTGCATCATCCATCGATCACTCGAAACAAACCAACAAGGACAAACATTCTCTCCTGATCCGGATCCGCCGGCCGATCGACCTTTCCATGGGGCGCCGCTCTGGTACGTTTCTCCGGACCATCTCCGCCCTCATTAGCTAGACCAAATGCTCTATACTGTATGTGTCTATCTCTATAATATACGCGGACTGAAATCAagtccatgcatgcatatatattaGAAATTTCTCGAtttcgatcgatcgatcgatctatCTATCGAGATGTGCATATCCAGATCTCTGCGTTTGGTTCCATTTCCAAGACACAAACACCGGTTTATCGATGATGCAACTATGGATCTGATGAATTTCGCGTgcgtgcaggaggaggaggaggcggcggcggcttccgcAGCGCGCCACGGCCCGCAGCCCCTGCACCCAAGCCGGCGGCCAAGCAGTCGTCCGCCCCGGCGCCGGCCAAGACCGACAGCAGCAGCGCCCCGACCTCCATCTTCGGATCCATCGGCTCTGCCGTCGCCGACGGGGTCGGGTGGGGCGTCGGGACCAGCATGGCGCACCGGGCCATGGATTCCATAATGGGCCCGCGCACCGTCAGGGTCGTCGAGGAGCCGGCGCCCGCCGCGGACGCGTGCGGCATCCAGAACCAGGCCTTCAGCAACGTACGTGCAAATCTTGTTTTTGTTTCAGTATTTTCTAGTTTTTACAGGAATTGGGCTGGG comes from Triticum aestivum cultivar Chinese Spring chromosome 5B, IWGSC CS RefSeq v2.1, whole genome shotgun sequence and encodes:
- the LOC123115401 gene encoding coiled-coil-helix-coiled-coil-helix domain-containing protein 2 gives rise to the protein MGRRSGGGGGGGGFRSAPRPAAPAPKPAAKQSSAPAPAKTDSSSAPTSIFGSIGSAVADGVGWGVGTSMAHRAMDSIMGPRTVRVVEEPAPAADACGIQNQAFSNCIYGNESDISRCQNYFDLLCQCRRGGGAGGAATIA